A DNA window from Vigna angularis cultivar LongXiaoDou No.4 chromosome 1, ASM1680809v1, whole genome shotgun sequence contains the following coding sequences:
- the LOC108323762 gene encoding type I inositol polyphosphate 5-phosphatase 12 isoform X1, with translation MDDRIDEDENDKDLAGLTALPPHRKAHSYSQQLRGASTHKRHHRVRKHSLDDSRISSNIESSFYDSDSDDDIFSRSSSTNPGGGEEEYNEGNDATQYQPLQEFIGAGGGPGIFKAPFRASVHPARPPCLELRPHPLRETQVGKFLRNIACTETQLWAGQEGGVRVWEIHNSYEPGSGLGGKVRRGDEDAAPFCESADTSPTLCLAVDNGNRLVWSGHKDGKIRSWKMDQRFATPFKEGLSWQAHRGPVLSIVLSSYGDLWSGSEGGILKIWPWESVEKSLSLSPEERHMAALLVERSFVDLRSQVTVNGVCSISSQDVKCLLCDHVRGRIWCAGPLSFSLWDARTKELLKVFNIEGQVENRVDMSSVQQQDQAIEDEMKVKFVSSSKKEKSQGTSFLQRSRNAIMGAADAVRRVATKGAGAFVDDTKRTEALVQTSDGMIWSGCTNGLLVQWDGTGTRVQDFNRHPCAIQCFCTFGTRLYVGYVSGIIQVLDLEGNLIAAWVAHNGPVIKLAVGSDYVFSLATHGGLRGWIIASPGPVDNMIRSELAAKELIYTRRHNVRILIGTWNVGQGRASQDSLSSWLGSIASDVGIVVVGLQEVEMGAGFLAMSAAKETVGLEGSAMGQWWLDTIGKALEEGKAFERMGSRQLAGLLVSLWVRKNLRTHVGDIDAGAVPCGFGRAIGNKGGVGLRIRVYDRIMCFVNCHLAAHLEAVNRRNADFDHIYRNMVFTRSSNLLNTAAGMVPYLFLLCSLAFSTYLFWLLYSSGLPLVLSVTAGVSTAVHVLRGTNTTGGSSEEPKPDLSEADMVVFFGDFNYRLFGISYDEARDFVSQRCFDWLREKDQLRAEMKAGKVFQGMREALIKFPPTYKFERHQPGLGGYDSGEKKRIPAWCDRIIYRDTRAAPVSECNLDCPVVASILQYDACMDVTDSDHKPVRCKFNVKISHVDRSIRRKEFGIIMKSNEKIRSILEDLCYVPEATVSPNSLVLQNLDTSFLLITNRSTKDKAIYKITCQGQSIVKNDGQAPDYSPRGGFGFPRWLEVTPAAGMIKPEQNVEISVRHEDLHNPEESANGVPQTWWNEDTRDKEVILIVHVQGSSSVQTSCRHIHVRHCMSAKTARIDSKSNSARRNQIS, from the exons ATGGATGACCGAATCGACGAGGACGAGAATGACAAGGACTTGGCGGGCTTGACCGCTCTTCCACCTCACCGAAAAGCCCATTCTTACAGCCAACAGCTGCGAGGAGCCTCCACGCACAAACGACATCATCGAGTCCGAAAGCACAGTCTAGACGACAGCCGTATATCCAGCAATATTGAGTCTTCGTTTTACGACTCCGACTCCGACGACGACATATTTTCCCGTTCATCCTCTACAAACCCCGGTGGTGGTGAGGAAGAGTACAATGAAGGCAATGACGCGACACAATATCAACCATTGCAGGAATTCATAGGTGCCGGGGGAGGCCCTGGGATCTTTAAGGCTCCTTTTAGAGCGTCCGTTCATCCAGCGAGACCACCATGCCTAGAGTTAAGACCCCATCCCTTGAGGGAGACTCAGGTTGGAAAATTCCTTAGGAACATTGCTTGTACGGAAACACAGTTGTGGGCTGGTCAGGAGGGCGGGGTGAGAGTATGGGAAATTCATAATTCCTACGAACCCGGCAGCGGTCTTGGCGGAAAGGTCAGAAGGGGCGACGAAGACGCTGCTCCCTTTTGTGAATCAGCTGACACCTCTCCCACCTTGTGTTTGGCCGTTGACAATGGTAATAGGTTGGTGTGGAGTGGCCATAAAGATGGCAAGATCAGGTCTTGGAAAATGGATCAACGCTTTGCTACCCCCTTCAAGGAAGGTCTTTCTTGGCAGGCACATAGAGGTCCCGTTCTTTCCATTGTCTTAAGTTCCTATGGCGATCTATGGTCAGGTTCTGAAGGTGGTATTCTTAAGATCTGGCCATGGGAATCCGTCGAAAaatctctctccctctctcccGAAGAAAGACACATGGCAGCCTTGCTTGTTGAGAGGTCCTTCGTCGACCTCCGAAGCCAAGTTACCGTCAACGGCGTTTGCAGCATATCTTCTCAAGATGTCAAGTGTTTGCTGTGTGACCATGTTAGAGGTCGAATCTGGTGCGCTGGCCCTCTCTCCTTCTCACTTTGGGATGCCCGTACAAAGGAGCTTCTCAAAGTATTCAACATCGAAGGTCAGGTGGAAAATCGAGTTGACATGTCATCCGTCCAGCAGCAGGATCAAGCCATTGAAGACGAAATGAAGGTCAAGTTTGTTTCCTCCTCAAAAAAGGAGAAATCCCAGGGTACTAGCTTTCTACAGCGCTCACGTAATGCCATAATGGGAGCTGCTGATGCCGTTCGTCGAGTTGCAACCAAGGGAGCTGGGGCATTTGTCGACGATACCAAAAGAACCGAAGCTCTTGTGCAAACAAGCGATGGAATGATTTGGAGTGGATGTACCAATGGCTTACTTGTGCAATGGGATGGCACCGGGACCCGTGTGCAGGATTTTAACCGCCATCCTTGTGCTATCCAATGCTTCTGTACTTTTGGAACACGCTTATATGTTGGCTATGTCAGTGGTATTATCCAAGTACTGGACCTCGAAGGCAATCTCATTGCAGCTTGGGTTGCTCATAATGGTCCCGTCATCAAATTGGCTGTTGGCTCTGATTATGTTTTTAGCTTGGCTACACATGGTGGCCTGCGGGGCTGGATTATTGCATCTCCAGGTCCTGTTGACAACATGATAAGATCCGAGTTGGCCGCAAAAGAACTCATTTATACCCGCCGGCACAATGTCAGAATTTTGATTGGCACATGGAATGTCGGTCAAGGTAGAGCTTCGCAGGATTCACTCTCCTCATGGCTGGGTTCCATCGCGTCAGATGTAGGCATTGTTGTCGTTGGTTTGCAAGAAGTGGAGATGGGTGCTGGTTTCCTTGCAATGTCAGCCGCAAAAGAAACT GTAGGTCTTGAAGGAAGTGCAATGGGGCAGTGGTGGCTGGATACTATAGGAAAGGCTTTAGAAGAAGGGAAAGCTTTCGAACGCATGGGCTCTAGGCAGCTTGCTGGCTTGCTTGTATCTCTTTG GGTAAGAAAGAATCTTAGAACACATGTTGGGGACATTGATGCTGGGGCCGTCCCGTGTGGTTTTGGACGCGCAATTGGTAATAAG GGAGGAGTGGGTTTGAGAATCAGAGTGTATGACAGGATAATGTGCTTTGTGAATTGTCACTTGGCTGCACATTTGGAAGCAGTTAATCGGCGGAATGCTGATTTTGATCACATTTATCGAAATATGGTGTTCACCCGATCGTCCAACCTACTTAATACTGCAGCTGGTATGGTACCATACCTGTTCTTGCTTTGCTCTCTTGCCTTCTCCACATATTTATTTTGGCTACTTTACTCTTCTGGCTTGCCATTGGTCCTCTCTGTTACAGCTGGCGTCTCTACTGCTGTTCATGTGCTTCGTGGTACCAAT ACTACTGGTGGAAGCTCTGAGGAACCAAAACCTGACTTATCTGAAGCTGATATGGTGGTATTTTTTGGTGATTTCAACTATCGCCTTTTTGGTATATCTTATGATGAAGCCAGGGACTTTGTTTCTCAAAGATGCTTTGATTGGCTTAGAGAAAAGGATCAGCTGAGGGCAGAGATGAAAGCTGGAAAAGTTTTCCAGGGAATGCGGGAGGCACTTATCAAATTTCCTCCTACATATAAATTTGAGAGACATCAACCAGGTTTAGGAG GGTATGATTCTGGAGAGAAAAAGCGAATTCCGGCCTGGTGTGACAGAATAATATACCGCGATACTCGGGCAGCTCCAGTTTCTGAGTGCAATTTAGACTGTCCTGTTGTGGCATCAATTTTACA GTACGATGCTTGCATGGATGTGACTGATAGTGATCACAAACCTGTCCGGTGTAAATTCAATGTAAAAATTTCCCATGTTGATAGATCAATAAGGAGAAAGGAGTTTGGGATAATTATGAAATCAAATGAGAAAATAAGATCTATTCTTGAAGATTTATGTTATGTTCCGGAAGCCACTGTTAGCCCAAACAGTTTAGTCCTCCAGAACCTGGACACTTCATTCTTACTTATTACTAACAGAAGTACAAAGGATAAAGctatatataaaattacttgTCAAGGCCAGTCTATAGTCAAGAATGATGGACAGGCACCTGATTATAGCCCAAGAGGTGGCTTTGGCTTTCCTAGATGGCTTgag GTTACTCCAGCTGCCGGCATGATTAAACCAGAGCAAAATGTAGAGATTTCGGTCCGTCATGAAGATCTTCATAACCCAGAAGAATCTGCAAATGGCGTGCCACAGACCTGGTGGAATGAGGACACCCGAGATAAGGAAGTCATTTTGATTGTTCATGTACAAGGCAGTTCTTCCGTCCAAACTTCTTGTCGGCATATTCATGTGCGGCACTGCATGTCTGCAAAGACAGCTCGAATTGACTCAAAATCCAACAGTGCTAGAAGAAATCAAATAAGCTAA
- the LOC108323762 gene encoding type I inositol polyphosphate 5-phosphatase 12 isoform X2, with product MDDRIDEDENDKDLAGLTALPPHRKAHSYSQQLRGASTHKRHHRVRKHSLDDSRISSNIESSFYDSDSDDDIFSRSSSTNPGGGEEEYNEGNDATQYQPLQEFIGAGGGPGIFKAPFRASVHPARPPCLELRPHPLRETQVGKFLRNIACTETQLWAGQEGGVRVWEIHNSYEPGSGLGGKVRRGDEDAAPFCESADTSPTLCLAVDNGNRLVWSGHKDGKIRSWKMDQRFATPFKEGLSWQAHRGPVLSIVLSSYGDLWSGSEGGILKIWPWESVEKSLSLSPEERHMAALLVERSFVDLRSQVTVNGVCSISSQDVKCLLCDHVRGRIWCAGPLSFSLWDARTKELLKVFNIEGQVENRVDMSSVQQQDQAIEDEMKVKFVSSSKKEKSQGTSFLQRSRNAIMGAADAVRRVATKGAGAFVDDTKRTEALVQTSDGMIWSGCTNGLLVQWDGTGTRVQDFNRHPCAIQCFCTFGTRLYVGYVSGIIQVLDLEGNLIAAWVAHNGPVIKLAVGSDYVFSLATHGGLRGWIIASPGPVDNMIRSELAAKELIYTRRHNVRILIGTWNVGQGRASQDSLSSWLGSIASDVGIVVVGLQEVEMGAGFLAMSAAKETVGLEGSAMGQWWLDTIGKALEEGKAFERMGSRQLAGLLVSLWVRKNLRTHVGDIDAGAVPCGFGRAIGNKGGVGLRIRVYDRIMCFVNCHLAAHLEAVNRRNADFDHIYRNMVFTRSSNLLNTAAAGVSTAVHVLRGTNTTGGSSEEPKPDLSEADMVVFFGDFNYRLFGISYDEARDFVSQRCFDWLREKDQLRAEMKAGKVFQGMREALIKFPPTYKFERHQPGLGGYDSGEKKRIPAWCDRIIYRDTRAAPVSECNLDCPVVASILQYDACMDVTDSDHKPVRCKFNVKISHVDRSIRRKEFGIIMKSNEKIRSILEDLCYVPEATVSPNSLVLQNLDTSFLLITNRSTKDKAIYKITCQGQSIVKNDGQAPDYSPRGGFGFPRWLEVTPAAGMIKPEQNVEISVRHEDLHNPEESANGVPQTWWNEDTRDKEVILIVHVQGSSSVQTSCRHIHVRHCMSAKTARIDSKSNSARRNQIS from the exons ATGGATGACCGAATCGACGAGGACGAGAATGACAAGGACTTGGCGGGCTTGACCGCTCTTCCACCTCACCGAAAAGCCCATTCTTACAGCCAACAGCTGCGAGGAGCCTCCACGCACAAACGACATCATCGAGTCCGAAAGCACAGTCTAGACGACAGCCGTATATCCAGCAATATTGAGTCTTCGTTTTACGACTCCGACTCCGACGACGACATATTTTCCCGTTCATCCTCTACAAACCCCGGTGGTGGTGAGGAAGAGTACAATGAAGGCAATGACGCGACACAATATCAACCATTGCAGGAATTCATAGGTGCCGGGGGAGGCCCTGGGATCTTTAAGGCTCCTTTTAGAGCGTCCGTTCATCCAGCGAGACCACCATGCCTAGAGTTAAGACCCCATCCCTTGAGGGAGACTCAGGTTGGAAAATTCCTTAGGAACATTGCTTGTACGGAAACACAGTTGTGGGCTGGTCAGGAGGGCGGGGTGAGAGTATGGGAAATTCATAATTCCTACGAACCCGGCAGCGGTCTTGGCGGAAAGGTCAGAAGGGGCGACGAAGACGCTGCTCCCTTTTGTGAATCAGCTGACACCTCTCCCACCTTGTGTTTGGCCGTTGACAATGGTAATAGGTTGGTGTGGAGTGGCCATAAAGATGGCAAGATCAGGTCTTGGAAAATGGATCAACGCTTTGCTACCCCCTTCAAGGAAGGTCTTTCTTGGCAGGCACATAGAGGTCCCGTTCTTTCCATTGTCTTAAGTTCCTATGGCGATCTATGGTCAGGTTCTGAAGGTGGTATTCTTAAGATCTGGCCATGGGAATCCGTCGAAAaatctctctccctctctcccGAAGAAAGACACATGGCAGCCTTGCTTGTTGAGAGGTCCTTCGTCGACCTCCGAAGCCAAGTTACCGTCAACGGCGTTTGCAGCATATCTTCTCAAGATGTCAAGTGTTTGCTGTGTGACCATGTTAGAGGTCGAATCTGGTGCGCTGGCCCTCTCTCCTTCTCACTTTGGGATGCCCGTACAAAGGAGCTTCTCAAAGTATTCAACATCGAAGGTCAGGTGGAAAATCGAGTTGACATGTCATCCGTCCAGCAGCAGGATCAAGCCATTGAAGACGAAATGAAGGTCAAGTTTGTTTCCTCCTCAAAAAAGGAGAAATCCCAGGGTACTAGCTTTCTACAGCGCTCACGTAATGCCATAATGGGAGCTGCTGATGCCGTTCGTCGAGTTGCAACCAAGGGAGCTGGGGCATTTGTCGACGATACCAAAAGAACCGAAGCTCTTGTGCAAACAAGCGATGGAATGATTTGGAGTGGATGTACCAATGGCTTACTTGTGCAATGGGATGGCACCGGGACCCGTGTGCAGGATTTTAACCGCCATCCTTGTGCTATCCAATGCTTCTGTACTTTTGGAACACGCTTATATGTTGGCTATGTCAGTGGTATTATCCAAGTACTGGACCTCGAAGGCAATCTCATTGCAGCTTGGGTTGCTCATAATGGTCCCGTCATCAAATTGGCTGTTGGCTCTGATTATGTTTTTAGCTTGGCTACACATGGTGGCCTGCGGGGCTGGATTATTGCATCTCCAGGTCCTGTTGACAACATGATAAGATCCGAGTTGGCCGCAAAAGAACTCATTTATACCCGCCGGCACAATGTCAGAATTTTGATTGGCACATGGAATGTCGGTCAAGGTAGAGCTTCGCAGGATTCACTCTCCTCATGGCTGGGTTCCATCGCGTCAGATGTAGGCATTGTTGTCGTTGGTTTGCAAGAAGTGGAGATGGGTGCTGGTTTCCTTGCAATGTCAGCCGCAAAAGAAACT GTAGGTCTTGAAGGAAGTGCAATGGGGCAGTGGTGGCTGGATACTATAGGAAAGGCTTTAGAAGAAGGGAAAGCTTTCGAACGCATGGGCTCTAGGCAGCTTGCTGGCTTGCTTGTATCTCTTTG GGTAAGAAAGAATCTTAGAACACATGTTGGGGACATTGATGCTGGGGCCGTCCCGTGTGGTTTTGGACGCGCAATTGGTAATAAG GGAGGAGTGGGTTTGAGAATCAGAGTGTATGACAGGATAATGTGCTTTGTGAATTGTCACTTGGCTGCACATTTGGAAGCAGTTAATCGGCGGAATGCTGATTTTGATCACATTTATCGAAATATGGTGTTCACCCGATCGTCCAACCTACTTAATACTGCAGCTG CTGGCGTCTCTACTGCTGTTCATGTGCTTCGTGGTACCAAT ACTACTGGTGGAAGCTCTGAGGAACCAAAACCTGACTTATCTGAAGCTGATATGGTGGTATTTTTTGGTGATTTCAACTATCGCCTTTTTGGTATATCTTATGATGAAGCCAGGGACTTTGTTTCTCAAAGATGCTTTGATTGGCTTAGAGAAAAGGATCAGCTGAGGGCAGAGATGAAAGCTGGAAAAGTTTTCCAGGGAATGCGGGAGGCACTTATCAAATTTCCTCCTACATATAAATTTGAGAGACATCAACCAGGTTTAGGAG GGTATGATTCTGGAGAGAAAAAGCGAATTCCGGCCTGGTGTGACAGAATAATATACCGCGATACTCGGGCAGCTCCAGTTTCTGAGTGCAATTTAGACTGTCCTGTTGTGGCATCAATTTTACA GTACGATGCTTGCATGGATGTGACTGATAGTGATCACAAACCTGTCCGGTGTAAATTCAATGTAAAAATTTCCCATGTTGATAGATCAATAAGGAGAAAGGAGTTTGGGATAATTATGAAATCAAATGAGAAAATAAGATCTATTCTTGAAGATTTATGTTATGTTCCGGAAGCCACTGTTAGCCCAAACAGTTTAGTCCTCCAGAACCTGGACACTTCATTCTTACTTATTACTAACAGAAGTACAAAGGATAAAGctatatataaaattacttgTCAAGGCCAGTCTATAGTCAAGAATGATGGACAGGCACCTGATTATAGCCCAAGAGGTGGCTTTGGCTTTCCTAGATGGCTTgag GTTACTCCAGCTGCCGGCATGATTAAACCAGAGCAAAATGTAGAGATTTCGGTCCGTCATGAAGATCTTCATAACCCAGAAGAATCTGCAAATGGCGTGCCACAGACCTGGTGGAATGAGGACACCCGAGATAAGGAAGTCATTTTGATTGTTCATGTACAAGGCAGTTCTTCCGTCCAAACTTCTTGTCGGCATATTCATGTGCGGCACTGCATGTCTGCAAAGACAGCTCGAATTGACTCAAAATCCAACAGTGCTAGAAGAAATCAAATAAGCTAA
- the LOC108330319 gene encoding cytochrome P450 77A3-like has product MKRVQRITFTLQVARELRKRQVELLAPLIRNRKAYVEGRFSGDEMASPVGAAYLDSLFGLEVPGRGQLGEEELVTLVSEVISAGTDTSATAVEWALFHLVVDQEIQERLYKEIVDCVGKDGVITESHVERMPYLSAVVKETFRRHPPSHFVLSHAVTEDTKLGGYTVPKNASVEFYTAWLTEDPNMWEDPNEFRPERFLSGDGVDVDVTGTKGVRMMPFGIGRRICPAWSLGMVHINLLLAKMAQAFHWSSIAPKARIISPSSSTTTRITLTHLLNRCLLSSIIKHLHTKFHLMPCHPTFHSHVITNIATLLSR; this is encoded by the coding sequence ATGAAACGGGTTCAAAGAATAACCTTCACGCTGCAAGTTGCCAGAGAGTTGAGGAAAAGACAGGTCGAACTGTTGGCGCCGTTGATAAGGAATAGAAAGGCCTAcgtggaagggagattctccgGAGATGAAATGGCGAGTCCCGTTGGGGCTGCTTACTTGGACTCGTTGTTCGGGTTGGAGGTGCCTGGACGTGGACAGTTGGGGGAGGAAGAGCTCGTGACGCTCGTGTCGGAGGTTATCAGCGCTGGGACGGACACGAGCGCCACCGCGGTGGAGTGGGCGCTGTTTCATTTGGTGGTGGATCAAGAGATTCAGGAGAGGTTGTACAAAGAGATTGTGGACTGTGTGGGGAAGGACGGGGTGATTACGGAGAGTCACGTTGAGAGGATGCCTTACCTGAGCGCCGTGGTGAAGGAGACCTTCCGGCGTCACCCGCCGAGCCACTTCGTGCTGTCCCACGCTGTGACAGAGGATACTAAGCTGGGAGGGTATACGGTCCCGAAGAACGCGAGTGTGGAGTTTTACACGGCCTGGTTGACGGAGGATCCGAATATGTGGGAGGATCCGAATGAGTTCCGACCCGAAAGGTTTTTGAGCGGGGATGGGGTTGACGTGGACGTGACCGGAACGAAAGGTGTGAGGATGATGCCCTTCGGTATAGGGAGGAGGATTTGTCCGGCGTGGAGTTTAGGCATGGTGCATATAAACTTGTTATTGGCTAAGATGGCGCAGGCTTTCCACTGGTCGTCCATCGCGCCTAAAGCAAGAATCATTTCCCCTTCCTCATCGACGACGACTAGAATCACTTTGACGCATCTCCTCAACAGATGTCTTCTTTCTAGTATCATCAAGCATCTTCATACGAAGTTTCACCTAATGCCATGTCACCCAACATTTCATTCACACGTCATTACCAATATTGCCACTCTTTTGTCACGTTAA